One stretch of Candidatus Brocadiaceae bacterium DNA includes these proteins:
- a CDS encoding PAS domain S-box protein, with product MGKKITHQNMPHHKPENDTVEALKKKNEKLQAELARHMKTEEELRKLSRAIEQSPGTVTITDANGIIEYVNPKFTELTGYTPEEAIGQNPRILKPDHIPSEEYKELWKTISSGKEWHGEFCNKKKNGEFYWEFASISPVKDRNGVITHYIAVKEDITERKRAEEELRKLSHAIEQSPVTVTITDIKGNIEYVNPKFTELTGYTQEEVIGKNPSILKSDTMPSDTYREVWETITSGKEWRGEFCNKKKNGELYWEFASISPVKNQKGEITHFIAVKEDITERKKAEEERNRHLQELEDIMSYSTIMNEEVEEEALFQHMATALQERFNPDIIAVIMLDKEKNMLYLPFITPSIPISEFIKDEVIHYPSLCRVMKTGEAHSVDDINKEPVCECILHKAERGGYLCFPLKTGDTTIGSVIMQKKDIYCWKDEKTRKLISNYIGLTALALQRLELLDIAKHTTITDDLTGVYNRRFFNEILGKHISLAKRRNEQLTLLIANVDHFHYLTDTYGHTTGDRLLQQLARALSDYAGNSDIIARFGDEEFAIIMPNMFITRALVKADGIRQQIENTDFKDIVPEQILNVTISMGAASYPEHSTEREMLIKLAYEALCKARKEGSNRLATP from the coding sequence ATGGGTAAAAAAATCACACATCAAAATATGCCACATCATAAACCAGAGAATGACACAGTAGAAGCACTCAAGAAGAAAAATGAGAAACTTCAGGCAGAGCTCGCCAGGCACATGAAGACAGAAGAAGAGCTCCGGAAATTGTCCCGTGCCATTGAACAGAGCCCCGGTACGGTTACCATTACAGACGCAAACGGCATTATCGAATACGTTAACCCGAAATTTACCGAATTAACCGGTTATACCCCGGAGGAAGCAATTGGTCAAAATCCCCGCATCCTGAAACCCGACCATATACCATCGGAAGAATACAAAGAGCTGTGGAAAACAATTTCCTCCGGTAAAGAATGGCATGGTGAATTTTGCAACAAGAAGAAGAACGGCGAATTCTATTGGGAATTTGCATCCATTTCACCGGTAAAAGACAGGAATGGGGTAATTACCCATTACATAGCCGTTAAGGAAGATATTACTGAGAGAAAACGGGCGGAAGAGGAATTGCGCAAATTATCTCATGCTATAGAACAAAGTCCCGTCACGGTTACCATTACAGACATAAAGGGAAATATCGAATATGTCAATCCAAAATTTACCGAATTAACCGGTTATACTCAGGAGGAAGTTATCGGGAAAAACCCAAGCATTTTGAAATCAGATACGATGCCTTCTGATACATACCGGGAAGTATGGGAAACGATTACATCAGGGAAAGAGTGGCGGGGTGAATTTTGTAATAAAAAAAAGAACGGCGAGCTCTATTGGGAATTTGCGTCTATTTCGCCCGTTAAAAACCAAAAAGGAGAAATCACGCATTTTATAGCCGTTAAGGAAGACATTACCGAACGGAAAAAGGCGGAAGAAGAAAGGAACAGACATCTGCAAGAACTGGAAGACATCATGTCCTATTCCACCATCATGAATGAAGAGGTAGAAGAGGAAGCATTATTCCAGCACATGGCAACCGCTTTACAAGAGCGCTTCAATCCGGACATCATAGCGGTAATCATGCTGGACAAGGAAAAAAACATGCTTTACCTGCCCTTTATCACCCCATCTATCCCAATAAGTGAATTTATAAAGGATGAGGTAATCCATTATCCTTCTTTATGTCGGGTAATGAAAACAGGCGAAGCGCATAGCGTCGATGATATTAACAAAGAACCTGTCTGTGAGTGTATTCTCCATAAAGCTGAAAGAGGCGGATACCTCTGCTTTCCTTTGAAAACAGGAGACACGACAATCGGAAGCGTTATCATGCAAAAAAAAGATATTTATTGCTGGAAAGATGAAAAAACGCGAAAACTTATCTCAAATTATATTGGGTTGACCGCATTGGCATTACAAAGGCTCGAACTCCTGGATATTGCTAAACACACCACCATAACAGACGATCTTACCGGCGTATATAATAGAAGGTTCTTTAATGAAATATTGGGGAAACATATATCTTTAGCAAAGAGACGTAATGAACAATTAACTCTTCTTATCGCCAATGTTGATCACTTTCACTATTTGACTGACACGTACGGTCACACAACCGGTGACCGTTTATTACAACAGCTGGCCAGGGCTTTGAGCGACTATGCAGGCAATTCAGACATCATTGCCAGATTCGGGGATGAGGAATTTGCGATTATCATGCCGAATATGTTTATCACCAGGGCGCTCGTAAAGGCAGACGGAATTCGCCAACAAATTGAAAATACCGATTTTAAAGACATTGTCCCCGAACAGATACTCAACGTAACAATAAGCATGGGGGCTGCTTCCTACCCTGAACACAGTACGGAACGGGAAATGTTGATAAAGCTTGCATACGAAGCTCTTTGTAAAGCCAGGAAAGAGGGGAGTAACCGGTTAGCAACGCCGTAA
- a CDS encoding TonB-dependent receptor has translation MQNGTNVKKRVLLSLLCIGISCNLVIVQAYGLKAAEVRAGGDDQKNGERDAEISDVRVQNILSAETLWLNFHEEVTISTRHEVPIERAPNIVTVIMYQDIKNAGHRALIDVLRTVPGFEILKASDLGTSFPTVRGISAVNRVRVMINGHLINNPVRGDAFFQFDDYPIENIKRLEIIRGPGSAVYGENAFLATINIITKDAGDIDGIKVSSGYGSFGTKEGDIVFGKVFDTFEISGMIHYIDTDGYDGTLESDLQTKIDNVIAPFGFPSSSRTPEDVVDFHREYDFFLNVLYKDFYFQGGYFNEKRGPFVSPLDVLSSDTSSIGDNYYFAEIGYKKSLDNKLTLKPRIYYDQFDTSYDIDSLPEGSVLPMRTDRGRLPFTFVSYPDGLKGQGGVSVKVAGMEVPVDYILFDGNIMTLGFEYRFTKQTNIRNSGNFHPVTFQPLDSNQSFSDSFPWIKDANRNLWSVYIQDVWDITDTINLTLGIRHDEYNDFNSTNPRLGMSWSFLENASLKILYGKAFRVPSFLEMYSANQPAILGNENLDPETIDTFEVGVSYKLNDHVTSRINYFYNDVEDLIELRSDSTKNISRYENMGDAHIQGIEFETQVNITKGNYVYMNYTFQDPQDNHGKTLPNVSKHKGNVGMNAAPWKYVNANLNAFFSGKRYREEGDARNDLPFYSLLNLSLLGKGFYKTMEAQATVYNLLDKDYDDPGQTTIHDDLPRPGRMFFIGLSYEF, from the coding sequence ATGCAAAATGGAACTAATGTAAAAAAGAGGGTGCTTTTATCACTGTTATGCATCGGCATTTCATGTAACCTGGTTATTGTTCAAGCTTATGGGCTAAAGGCAGCGGAGGTCCGGGCAGGAGGTGACGACCAAAAGAACGGGGAGAGGGATGCTGAGATAAGTGATGTTAGAGTGCAAAATATACTGTCAGCAGAAACACTCTGGCTTAATTTTCATGAAGAAGTGACCATTTCAACACGGCATGAAGTCCCCATTGAAAGGGCGCCAAATATCGTTACGGTAATAATGTATCAGGATATAAAGAACGCTGGGCATCGCGCCTTGATTGATGTATTAAGAACGGTGCCCGGGTTTGAGATTTTAAAGGCTAGCGACTTGGGGACGAGTTTTCCTACAGTACGGGGAATCAGCGCTGTAAACAGGGTCCGGGTAATGATCAATGGACACCTTATAAACAACCCTGTAAGAGGCGATGCCTTTTTTCAATTTGACGATTATCCGATAGAAAATATAAAGAGGCTGGAAATTATACGGGGGCCGGGGTCCGCTGTGTACGGGGAAAATGCCTTTCTGGCGACAATAAACATAATCACCAAAGATGCGGGCGATATTGATGGCATAAAGGTTAGCTCCGGGTACGGGAGCTTCGGCACAAAGGAAGGGGATATCGTGTTTGGAAAGGTATTTGATACATTTGAAATATCCGGCATGATCCATTATATCGATACGGATGGTTATGATGGAACGCTTGAAAGCGATCTGCAGACAAAAATCGATAATGTCATTGCTCCTTTCGGCTTTCCCTCCTCTTCCCGCACACCCGAGGATGTGGTGGATTTTCACCGTGAATATGATTTTTTTCTGAACGTGCTGTATAAGGATTTTTATTTCCAGGGAGGGTATTTTAATGAAAAGCGAGGGCCATTTGTTAGCCCGTTAGATGTTTTATCAAGCGACACTTCCTCTATTGGAGATAATTATTATTTTGCCGAAATAGGATATAAAAAGAGCCTTGATAATAAATTAACGTTAAAGCCAAGGATTTACTACGATCAATTTGATACTAGCTATGATATAGATTCATTGCCCGAGGGTTCAGTGCTTCCGATGAGAACGGATAGAGGGCGACTCCCCTTTACATTTGTATCCTATCCCGATGGGCTTAAAGGGCAGGGAGGAGTCTCCGTAAAAGTTGCTGGTATGGAGGTGCCCGTTGATTATATCCTGTTTGACGGAAACATCATGACACTGGGTTTCGAATATCGTTTTACAAAGCAGACAAATATAAGAAATTCCGGCAATTTTCATCCCGTGACCTTTCAACCGCTTGATAGTAATCAGAGTTTCTCAGATTCATTTCCCTGGATAAAGGATGCCAACCGCAACCTTTGGTCTGTATACATTCAGGATGTCTGGGACATTACCGACACCATAAACCTGACCCTTGGGATACGTCATGATGAGTATAATGATTTTAATTCAACTAATCCGCGGCTTGGCATGTCTTGGTCATTCCTGGAGAATGCGTCACTCAAGATTCTCTACGGGAAAGCGTTCCGTGTGCCCTCCTTCCTGGAGATGTACAGCGCCAATCAACCGGCTATTCTTGGCAACGAAAATTTAGACCCTGAGACTATAGATACCTTTGAGGTTGGCGTGTCATACAAATTGAATGATCACGTAACAAGCCGCATCAACTATTTTTACAACGATGTTGAAGACCTCATTGAACTTCGCTCAGACTCTACCAAGAATATTTCACGGTATGAAAATATGGGAGACGCACATATACAGGGCATCGAGTTTGAAACACAGGTGAATATTACCAAAGGTAACTATGTGTATATGAATTATACCTTTCAGGACCCGCAGGACAATCACGGGAAAACTTTGCCGAATGTGTCAAAACACAAAGGGAATGTAGGTATGAATGCCGCCCCCTGGAAATATGTCAACGCGAACCTGAACGCGTTTTTCAGCGGCAAACGTTATCGGGAGGAAGGGGACGCGAGGAACGATTTGCCTTTTTATTCGCTGCTCAATCTTTCCCTTTTGGGGAAAGGGTTTTATAAGACCATGGAGGCACAGGCTACGGTATATAATCTGCTCGATAAGGATTATGACGACCCCGGCCAGACGACGATACACGATGACTTGCCAAGGCCTGGAAGGATGTTTTTTATTGGGTTGAGTTACGAGTTTTGA
- a CDS encoding Plug domain-containing protein, whose protein sequence is MEKSLKALFLGIVILFNLFIAHAYGLKVAEVQAGDDVQKYGQRDVAVSDERAQTILSAETLWLNFHEEVTISTRHEVPIKRIPSIVTVITYQEMKNAGYRTLIEVLRTAPRFVILKNSDFGMNMPTVRGLNANNRIRIMIKDILSTIS, encoded by the coding sequence ATGGAAAAAAGTTTGAAGGCGCTGTTTTTAGGTATTGTTATTTTATTTAATCTGTTTATTGCTCACGCTTATGGGCTAAAGGTAGCAGAAGTTCAGGCAGGAGACGATGTCCAAAAATATGGGCAGCGCGATGTTGCGGTGAGTGATGAGAGGGCGCAAACCATACTATCGGCAGAAACACTCTGGCTTAATTTTCATGAAGAAGTGACCATTTCAACACGGCACGAAGTTCCCATTAAAAGGATCCCCAGTATTGTTACGGTAATAACGTATCAGGAGATGAAGAATGCAGGGTATCGTACGTTGATTGAGGTATTAAGAACAGCGCCAAGGTTTGTGATTTTAAAGAATAGTGACTTTGGGATGAATATGCCTACAGTACGGGGCCTCAATGCGAATAACAGGATACGGATAATGATTAAGGACATTTTATCAACGATCTCTTAA
- a CDS encoding PAS domain S-box protein — protein MSLLIVFLVTLTCMLFFIKSKKQFEDEHEKLGISLVTLLSKDDELKYALNHAQPIFLESTIRKLMILDREDEIGYWRVSDTQRILLEEKALWTNIDIKDIPVIKNSEDTELPMVHRVHTSSGEEFHDFSIPVPGERMFSGEVLAAQFLEEDCTGEELNPSIVGFVQIGLTTRRLTEKLQSLILYSIIPTALSAAVGGFCITFFLNKYMVLPLQKLTFVTKDIAKGNLDNEVSVGSRDEIGQLSMNFNKMTESLKSTYKELRKEIKQHKQTAVQLHKLSQAVEQSTVAIVITDTDGKIEYVNPRFTELTGYDRKEIVGKTPGILKSGETSPEKYKRLWETIVSGKEWYGEFHNKKKDGDLYWEQAIISPIRNTESVVTHYVAIKEDITQRKQIESELVERSKSLARSNAELEQFAYIVSHDLQEPLRKIIAFSGRLHAKYGSTLNEEGRDYIGRMQKASQRMQTLIIDLLSYSRVNTKSQPFCSIDLVMVVKDVLSDLEVKIEQTGASIEVGELPVIKGDPLQMRQLFQNLIGNALKFQRKGKPSVVKIREVGLNEAGNDHNKLSQGSSLCRIAVEDNGIGFEEKYSNRIFGVFQRLHGRGEYEGTGIGLSICQKIVERHGGTIKAKSKPDTGATFIIELPRNGKNEMRGRQNTA, from the coding sequence ATGAGTCTGTTGATAGTGTTTCTCGTCACACTCACCTGTATGTTGTTTTTCATTAAGTCGAAAAAACAATTTGAGGATGAACATGAAAAATTAGGCATTTCTCTTGTAACGTTACTTTCCAAGGATGATGAGCTAAAGTATGCTTTGAATCATGCACAGCCAATATTCTTAGAATCTACCATAAGAAAATTAATGATTTTAGATAGGGAAGATGAAATAGGCTATTGGAGGGTATCAGATACACAAAGAATACTTTTGGAAGAAAAAGCCCTCTGGACGAATATTGATATAAAAGACATCCCTGTTATTAAAAATAGTGAAGATACGGAGTTGCCGATGGTTCATCGTGTACATACTTCTTCCGGAGAAGAGTTTCATGATTTTTCAATACCTGTTCCAGGAGAGAGGATGTTTTCAGGAGAAGTATTAGCTGCTCAGTTTTTAGAGGAAGATTGCACGGGTGAAGAGCTGAATCCCTCGATTGTAGGTTTTGTGCAAATAGGGCTGACTACAAGGCGGTTAACTGAAAAGTTACAAAGCCTGATACTCTATAGCATTATCCCGACTGCTTTAAGCGCGGCAGTGGGCGGTTTCTGTATCACGTTCTTTCTCAACAAATACATGGTGTTACCATTGCAAAAGCTGACATTTGTTACCAAGGATATTGCAAAAGGCAATCTTGATAATGAAGTAAGTGTGGGGAGCCGGGATGAGATAGGCCAATTGTCGATGAATTTTAATAAGATGACGGAATCTCTTAAATCCACTTATAAAGAGTTGCGGAAAGAGATTAAACAGCATAAACAAACGGCGGTACAGCTTCATAAGCTATCCCAGGCCGTAGAACAAAGCACTGTGGCAATTGTGATAACCGATACCGACGGTAAGATAGAATATGTAAATCCAAGGTTTACAGAATTGACAGGATACGACCGTAAGGAAATTGTCGGAAAAACCCCAGGTATCTTGAAATCAGGTGAAACATCGCCAGAAAAATACAAACGGTTATGGGAAACGATTGTCTCCGGAAAGGAATGGTATGGGGAATTTCATAATAAAAAAAAGGATGGAGATCTCTACTGGGAACAGGCAATCATTTCACCAATTAGAAATACTGAATCAGTTGTTACGCATTATGTTGCAATTAAGGAAGATATAACCCAGCGCAAACAGATAGAAAGCGAGCTGGTTGAAAGATCGAAGTCTCTGGCCCGTTCCAATGCTGAACTGGAACAGTTTGCTTATATCGTTTCTCATGATCTGCAGGAGCCCCTGAGGAAGATTATAGCATTTAGTGGACGTTTACATGCAAAGTACGGAAGTACCTTAAACGAAGAAGGAAGAGATTATATCGGCCGTATGCAGAAGGCATCGCAGAGAATGCAGACCCTGATTATAGACCTCCTTTCATACTCAAGAGTGAATACAAAGTCTCAGCCTTTTTGCTCTATTGATCTTGTGATGGTGGTAAAAGATGTGTTAAGTGATTTGGAAGTCAAAATCGAACAGACAGGCGCATCTATAGAGGTAGGGGAGCTGCCGGTTATTAAGGGTGATCCTTTGCAAATGCGTCAATTGTTCCAGAATCTTATCGGTAATGCCCTGAAATTCCAGAGAAAGGGAAAACCGTCGGTTGTGAAGATCAGGGAAGTTGGCTTGAATGAGGCGGGAAATGATCATAATAAATTATCTCAAGGCAGCAGTCTATGCCGGATTGCCGTGGAAGACAATGGTATTGGTTTTGAGGAAAAGTACAGCAATCGTATTTTTGGAGTTTTTCAGCGTTTACATGGGCGTGGCGAGTATGAAGGGACAGGCATTGGCCTTTCAATATGCCAAAAGATTGTAGAACGCCATGGTGGAACTATTAAGGCAAAAAGTAAACCGGACACAGGCGCTACCTTTATCATAGAATTACCAAGAAATGGAAAGAATGAGATGAGAGGACGGCAAAACACAGCATAA
- a CDS encoding response regulator: protein MPKKNGREALQEIREDLNLRRIPIVIMTTSQREEDILHSYDLGANSVIKKPTDFDSLVQIVRTLSRYWFEIIDLPFERTEHG from the coding sequence ATGCCGAAAAAAAATGGAAGGGAAGCGTTACAGGAGATCAGGGAAGATCTCAATTTAAGAAGAATTCCTATTGTAATTATGACAACATCACAGAGGGAAGAGGACATTCTTCATTCCTATGATTTAGGAGCAAATTCGGTTATAAAAAAACCGACCGATTTTGATTCGTTGGTGCAGATTGTGAGGACTCTTTCAAGGTATTGGTTTGAGATTATTGACTTACCCTTTGAAAGGACGGAGCATGGATAA
- a CDS encoding EAL domain-containing protein has protein sequence MDNQVLKVLFVDDDEDDYIIVKEMLSEVTIWKSNIDWRDTYDEALKAIDANQYDVCLFDYRLGQHNGLELFYEAQSRGYKTPVIIITGQDDYSVDRDAIKAGAADYLVKGKFDSLLLERSIRHAIYRKCADEAIKSAKDYAASFIKCSIDMIVAADLDYRITEFNPAAEKIFGYSKSEILGASMDILYTNPSECANVLRRLLKEKVFSGEIEKRKSNGETFPAFLTASILKDIHGNEIGIMGIVRDITERKRMMEQLKYNAFYDTLTGLPNRNYFMEHLEILINLSSKVKKYSFSVLFLDIDRFKVINDSLGHLAGDKLLISIAQRLKKCVRSTDMFARLGGDEFAVILEVVSDDYNAKVVAEKVLKNLREPFLLDEQRVVTSASIGIVLKGENYSSSESILRDADTVMYRAKLLGKARYAIFDVEMHAQAIKTLQLEADLRHAIERSELLIFYQPIVSLKNMHIVSFESLIRWQHPKRGLLPPNDFIPLAEETGLIDQIGNWVLEKSCYQNKAWHTMGFQDLSVSVNISALQLRHKKVPLLISDILKATRLPPRALELEITESSIMENTDLCREIFKELEEMNIQLLMDDFGTGFSSINNLKMYPFYTIKIDQSLIYDIDTNPDASKITRSIIDMAHSLKIKTTAEGVETKEQLELLKSYKCDYVQGYLLYKPMKMEMITELLKQKSNYSEKTVSFVSF, from the coding sequence ATGGATAATCAGGTATTAAAAGTACTGTTCGTAGATGATGATGAGGACGACTATATTATTGTGAAGGAAATGCTTTCAGAAGTAACGATATGGAAGTCGAATATCGACTGGAGAGATACCTACGATGAAGCATTGAAGGCTATTGATGCGAATCAGTATGACGTATGCCTTTTCGACTATCGTCTTGGTCAGCATAATGGACTAGAACTCTTTTATGAAGCTCAATCAAGAGGATACAAGACTCCCGTCATTATAATAACCGGCCAGGATGACTACAGCGTTGATAGGGATGCTATTAAAGCGGGAGCTGCAGACTATTTGGTTAAGGGTAAATTTGATTCTTTACTCTTGGAACGTTCTATCCGTCACGCTATTTACCGGAAGTGTGCGGATGAAGCGATCAAATCAGCCAAAGATTACGCGGCAAGTTTCATTAAATGCTCAATTGATATGATTGTTGCTGCTGATCTGGACTACAGGATCACAGAGTTTAACCCGGCCGCGGAAAAAATCTTTGGATATTCTAAGTCAGAAATACTAGGTGCATCAATGGACATTCTTTATACCAATCCTTCTGAGTGTGCAAATGTTCTCCGAAGACTGTTAAAGGAAAAGGTATTTTCAGGAGAGATAGAAAAAAGAAAGAGTAATGGTGAGACATTTCCTGCATTTCTAACAGCCTCTATATTAAAGGATATACATGGTAATGAAATTGGAATTATGGGTATCGTACGTGATATCACGGAACGCAAACGAATGATGGAACAATTGAAGTACAATGCCTTTTACGATACATTAACAGGGCTGCCGAACAGAAACTATTTTATGGAACACCTGGAGATACTGATTAATCTTTCAAGCAAAGTAAAGAAGTATTCTTTTTCCGTATTATTTTTAGATATCGATCGCTTCAAGGTAATAAATGATAGCCTTGGCCATCTGGCCGGTGATAAACTATTAATTTCTATTGCTCAAAGACTCAAAAAATGTGTGCGTTCCACCGATATGTTTGCGCGTCTTGGAGGTGATGAATTTGCTGTAATTCTTGAAGTGGTAAGCGATGATTACAATGCAAAGGTTGTGGCCGAAAAAGTGCTAAAAAATTTGCGGGAACCTTTCCTTCTAGACGAACAACGGGTGGTTACCTCTGCGAGTATCGGAATTGTCTTAAAGGGAGAAAATTATAGCAGCTCGGAATCTATCCTGAGAGATGCGGATACGGTAATGTATCGTGCTAAATTACTTGGTAAGGCCCGTTATGCAATATTTGACGTAGAAATGCACGCACAAGCAATAAAAACCTTACAGTTAGAAGCAGATCTTCGACACGCTATCGAACGTTCGGAGTTACTCATTTTCTATCAACCTATTGTCTCACTAAAAAATATGCACATCGTTTCTTTCGAGTCGCTCATTCGCTGGCAACATCCGAAACGTGGTTTACTCCCGCCAAATGATTTTATTCCGCTGGCGGAAGAAACCGGACTGATAGATCAAATTGGAAATTGGGTATTGGAGAAATCTTGTTACCAAAACAAGGCATGGCATACTATGGGTTTTCAGGATTTGTCTGTCTCCGTTAATATCTCGGCCTTACAGCTTAGACATAAAAAAGTCCCCCTTCTCATCAGCGACATACTGAAAGCGACAAGGTTGCCTCCCCGTGCTTTAGAATTGGAAATTACCGAGAGCTCAATCATGGAAAACACGGACCTTTGCAGGGAAATATTTAAAGAGCTGGAGGAAATGAATATCCAGCTCCTGATGGATGATTTTGGTACCGGCTTTTCTTCAATAAATAATTTGAAAATGTACCCGTTTTATACAATAAAAATTGATCAGTCTTTAATTTACGATATTGACACCAACCCGGATGCTTCAAAGATAACCAGATCTATTATTGACATGGCGCATAGCCTTAAAATTAAAACAACAGCAGAGGGTGTAGAAACAAAAGAACAGTTAGAGCTATTGAAATCTTATAAGTGTGATTATGTACAAGGCTATTTGCTGTATAAACCTATGAAAATGGAGATGATTACAGAATTATTAAAACAGAAAAGTAACTATTCAGAAAAAACAGTATCATTCGTATCGTTTTAA
- a CDS encoding tetratricopeptide repeat protein — protein sequence MKLTTGKVFPVIVFLAALLYVNSLHHEFVYDDVYIITENYFIKTFANFPKFFTKEYLPLSGELSYRPLVTLTYFIDYALWGENPIGYHLTNIVLHTANVSVFFLFLQMVFKKLSTSILCALIFLSHPVLTETVNAVCYREDILASLFVLLAFVFFLKGKNTERPGTGHISCYILSCISYCLALFSKEMAITLPFLLLLFDFLFFRKNTMGTVCAIPVSFRILRIVYGYAGYFFTAGFYLFIRFITFKNTFKEIEVSPGKFTTVTKIVASYLKLLFIPVWLNADYYVSHTTILSPSFILSFFCIISLGIITMRFYKTHKLLLFFIAWFFITLLPVLGIIPIGNSMAERYLYIPVTGFCCSAGYLLSNYSFRKWSLILLGLVLFLLQIGIVYRNGIWRDEATLWHHTYKREPQSARACSNLGNIYFNRGQLENALHMYNKSLALPYSYPFIHYNLGATYEKMGQIDKALEEYKVSLSNLNENTLAYNNMGSLYNKQGSYTLAIESFKKALRSNPYFPVAHNNLGNAYERMEETEMAITEYREAIKIDSTYADAHNNLGAMYLKKGMTDLAIDELEQACHFMPEHVDAYYNLGVAHAAKGQYEKAIQTFQRSISNNPNDYSAYRDLGILFYKFKDDKKQALHYLNKALHITPRQEETKRIKDIINRISSE from the coding sequence ATGAAGCTTACCACCGGAAAAGTTTTCCCTGTAATCGTTTTTCTTGCGGCACTTCTTTATGTGAACTCGCTTCACCATGAATTTGTCTATGATGATGTGTATATCATAACAGAGAATTATTTCATCAAGACGTTCGCAAATTTTCCAAAATTTTTTACCAAAGAGTATCTGCCGCTCTCCGGAGAGTTGAGCTATCGCCCTCTTGTAACACTCACCTATTTTATCGATTACGCTCTTTGGGGAGAAAATCCGATCGGTTATCATCTGACAAACATCGTGCTCCATACGGCCAACGTATCGGTTTTCTTTCTTTTTCTCCAAATGGTCTTCAAAAAACTTTCCACTTCAATCCTTTGTGCCCTGATCTTCTTATCTCATCCCGTTTTAACAGAAACAGTCAATGCAGTCTGCTATCGGGAGGACATCCTTGCCTCCCTGTTTGTTCTTCTGGCATTTGTATTCTTTCTCAAAGGGAAAAACACAGAGAGACCGGGAACCGGACATATTTCTTGTTATATCCTTTCCTGCATATCGTATTGCCTTGCGCTTTTCTCCAAGGAAATGGCAATTACCCTTCCCTTTCTCCTTCTCCTTTTTGATTTCTTATTCTTTCGTAAAAATACGATGGGTACCGTGTGCGCCATCCCCGTTTCCTTCAGGATTTTACGAATAGTGTACGGCTATGCAGGATATTTTTTTACTGCCGGTTTCTATCTTTTTATTCGATTTATCACCTTCAAAAATACCTTTAAAGAAATAGAGGTGTCTCCTGGCAAATTTACCACGGTGACAAAGATCGTCGCTTCTTACCTGAAGCTTCTCTTTATCCCTGTGTGGCTAAACGCAGACTATTATGTATCCCATACAACGATCCTGAGCCCTTCATTTATCCTGTCTTTCTTCTGTATCATATCCCTCGGCATTATCACCATGCGTTTCTATAAAACACACAAACTGTTACTCTTCTTTATTGCATGGTTTTTCATAACACTGCTGCCGGTGCTTGGCATTATCCCCATAGGAAACAGTATGGCGGAAAGATATTTATACATACCTGTCACTGGCTTTTGCTGTTCAGCGGGGTATCTTTTATCAAACTATTCCTTCAGGAAATGGAGTCTCATACTTCTGGGACTTGTCCTTTTTTTACTGCAAATAGGGATCGTGTATAGAAACGGTATCTGGCGGGACGAAGCTACCCTCTGGCATCATACATACAAACGTGAACCTCAAAGCGCCCGTGCATGCAGCAATTTGGGAAATATTTACTTTAACCGGGGACAGCTTGAAAATGCGCTCCATATGTATAACAAATCTCTTGCCTTGCCCTACAGTTACCCATTTATCCACTATAACCTGGGGGCAACGTACGAAAAAATGGGACAAATAGACAAGGCGCTGGAAGAATATAAGGTCTCCCTGTCAAACCTGAATGAAAATACCCTTGCTTATAACAACATGGGATCTCTGTACAACAAACAAGGTTCGTATACATTGGCAATTGAGTCTTTTAAAAAGGCCTTAAGGAGCAACCCTTATTTCCCTGTTGCTCATAATAATCTGGGGAATGCATATGAACGCATGGAAGAAACGGAGATGGCAATCACAGAATATAGAGAAGCAATAAAAATAGACAGTACTTACGCGGATGCCCACAATAATCTGGGTGCAATGTATCTAAAAAAGGGTATGACCGATCTGGCGATTGATGAACTGGAACAGGCATGTCATTTCATGCCGGAACATGTGGATGCATACTACAATCTGGGGGTTGCCCATGCGGCAAAAGGCCAATATGAAAAAGCCATTCAAACATTTCAAAGATCAATAAGCAATAATCCGAATGACTATTCTGCATATCGGGACCTTGGAATACTGTTTTACAAATTCAAGGATGATAAAAAACAGGCACTTCATTATTTGAATAAAGCCCTGCACATAACCCCCAGACAGGAAGAAACAAAACGGATAAAAGATATTATCAACAGAATATCCTCAGAGTAA